The nucleotide window TCCAGGCCGGCTTCTACATGATCCTGTTCATCGCGGCCCTGCAGAACATCCCGCAGGAGCTGTACGAGGCCGCCGCGATCGACGGCGCGAAGCCCGGCTGGCAGACGTTCTGGCACATCACCCTGCCCCAGCTGCGGGCGACCTCCACCGCCGTGATCCTGCTGCTGCTCGTGGCCGCCTATCAGGCGTTCGACGAGTTCTTCAACCTGCTGTCGAAGACCACCTGGGGCCGGCCACCGCTGATGGAGCTGTACTACAAGGCGCTCGGCGACAGCCAGGACTACGGCGCGGGCAGCGCGGGCGCGCTGATCCTCACCGTGCTGATCTGCCTCGTCACCCTGCTCCAGGGCAAGATCATGGGATTCGGAAGGGGTGAGGAGTCCAAGTGACCACCACCACGACACCTCCGGCGGACCAGGTCGACGTGTCGGCCAAGCCGCGTCGCGTCCGGCGCGGCGGCGTGATCGGCTCGACCGGTCTCTACATCGCCACCGGCGTCGCCGCCCTGCTCTTCCTCATCCCCTTCTATCTGATCGTCCGCAACGCGCTGTCCACCGACCCCGAGATCACGGGCGAGGAGTGGCAGTGGTTCCCCACCGACATCCAGTGGGGCAACATCAGCAAGCCGTTCGACGACCCGACGGTCGACTTCGCGCGCTCGCTGTGGAACTCGGCGGTCGTCGGCGTCCTGCACACCGCGGGCACACTGCTGGTCTGCTCGCTGGCTGGATACGGCCTGGCCCGCATCCCGTTCAAGCACGCCAACAAGGTCTTCTACGCCGTCCTCGTGACCCTGATGGTCCCCACCGCGGTGACCTTCGTGCCCAGCTTCGTCCTGGTCTCCTCGCTCGGCTGGGTGGACACCTACCGGGGTCTCATCATTCCGGGGCTCTTCAGTGGTTTCACCTGCTTCCTGTTCCGGCAGTACTTCCTGGGGTTCCCCAAGGAGCTGGAGGAGGCGGCGCGGGTGGACGGGCTCGGTTACATGGGCGCGTACTGGCGGGTCGTCGTACCCAACTCGCTGAACTTCTTCGCCGCGATCGCGACGATCACGTTCATCAGCGGGTGGAACTCCTTCCTGTGGCCCCTGGTCATCGGTCAGGACCCGAGCGCGTGGACCGTCCAGGTCGCGCTCTCGAACTACATGACCGGCCAGAGCGTCACCTACCACCTGATCTTCATGGCCACGGCCATCTCGATCCTGCCCCTGGTGTTCGTGTTCCTCTTCCTCCAGCGCTGGCTGGTGCAGGGCATCGCGCAGACTGGGATCAAGGGCTAGGAAACAGCAAGGAGACCGATGTCTTTCCGCACCACCTCCACCTCAGTCGACTACGTCGAGGACGTGTCGCCGGGCAGCGGGGCTCTCCCGCCCCGCGCCTGGTACGCGTCCTCCGACGCCCGGTCCCTCTCACTGAACGGCAGTTGGCGGTTCCGGCTGTCGCCGACCGTGGACGCCGAGGACGACTCGTTCGCCGAGCCCGGCTTCGACGCGGACGGCTGGGCCGAGGTGGCCGTCCCGGGCCACTGGGTGCTGCAGGGCGACGGGGCCTTCGGGGCGCCGATCTACACCAACCACCTGTACCCCTTCCCGGTGGATCCGCCGAGGGTGCCGACGGAGAACCCGACCGGCGACCACCTGCGGTTCTTCGACCTCCCGGAGGGGTGGCCCGCTCTCTCCGAGGGCGGGGCGGTGCTGCGTTTCGACGGTGTGGAGTCCTGCGCCCGGGTGTGGTTGAACGGCACGGACATCGGTGAGTTCAAGGGCTCCCGGCTGCCGCACGAGTTCGCGGTCGGCCATCTGCTGAAGCCGAGCGGCAATGTGCTGGCCGTCCGGGTGCACCAGTGGTCGGCGGGCTCGTACCTGGAGGACCAGGACCAGTGGTGGCTGCCCGGCATCTTCCGGGACGTCACCCTGCTGCACCGCCCGGCGGGCAGCGTCCTCGACTTCTTCGTGCACGCCTCCTACGACCATGTGGGCGGCCTCGGGACCCTGCGCGTCGACTCCGACGTCGACGGCCGGGTCACCGTGCCCGCCCTGGACATCGATGTCGCGACGGGCGAGCCGGTGACGGTCGCCGTGGAGCCGTGGACCGCCGAGACCCCCCGGTTGTACGACGGTGAGCTGGTCACGGAGGGCGAGCGCGTCCCGCTGCGCATCGGCTTCCGTACGGTCGTGCTGGAGGACGGCCTGATCAAGGTCAACGGCAGGGCGATCCTCTTCAAGGGCGTCAACCGGCACGAATGGCACCCGGAGCGGGGCCGCGCCCTCGACCTGGAAACCATGCGCGAGGACGTGCTGCTGATGAAGCGGCACAACCTCAACGCCGTGCGCACCTCGCACTACCCGCCGCACCCCGCCTTCCTCGACCTGTGCGACGAGTACGGCCTGTGGGTCATCGACGAGTGCGACCTGGAGACGCACGGCTTCACCGAGCAGAACTGGCGGGACAACCCCGTCGACGACGAGCGCTGGACCCCGGCCCTCCTGGACCGCGCGGCCCGCATGGTCGAGCGCGACAAGAACCACCCCTCGGTCGTGATGTGGTCGCTGGGCAACGAGTGCGGCACCGGCCGCGGCCTCACCGCCATGGCCGAGTGGATCCACGGCCGCGACGGCTCCCGCCTGGTGCACTACGAGGGCGACTGGGACTGCCGGGACACGGACGTCTACTCCCGGATGTACGCCGACCACGCCGAGACCGAGCGCATCGGCCAGGGCCTGGACGGCGGCACGCAGAAGCGCCGGGGTCTGCCCTTCATCCAGTGCGAGTACGGGCACGCCATGGGCAACGGCCCGGGCGGACTCGCCGACTACCAGCGGCTCTTCGAGGCGCACGACCGCATCCAGGGCGGCTTCATCTGGGAGTGGATCGACCACGGCGTCACCCACGCGGAGCTGGGCTTCGCGTACGGCGGCGACTTCGGTGAGGAGCTGCACGACGGGAACTTCGTCTGCGACGGCCTGGTCTTCCCGGACCGCAGGCCCTCCCCCGGCCTGGTCGAGTTCAAGAAGGTCATCGAGCCGGTCCGTATCGAGGGCGACGGCGTGGCGGGAACGGTACGGGTACGCAACGCCCACGACTTCGCCGATCTGTCCTCCCTCGCCTTCGAGTGGTCGTACCAGGTCGACGGTGAGACGGTCGAGTCCGGTCCGCTGGCGGTGCCCGCGCTGGCAGCCGGCGAGTCGGCCGAGGTGAAGCTGCCGCAGCCGCCGGCGGGCGGTTCGGGCGGCGAGGCCCAGTGGACCGTACGGGCGCTGCTGGCCGAGGACACGGGGTGGGGCCGGAAGGGCCACCAGGTGGCGTGGGCCCAACTTCCGGTCCTGGAGCGCCCGTTGCCGTCCGTCGCGCCGAGCGACCGGCCGACGGCGAGCGAGAAGCTGATCACCCTCGGTCCGGCCTCCTTCGATGTCCGCACGGGCGCGCTGAAGACCATCGGCGGTGTCGATGTGACCGGGCTGCGTCTGGACGTGTGGCGGGCGCCGACCGACAACGACGCGGGGGCCGCCTGGCAGCCCGATCTGCGCTACGGCCTGCTGTGGCGCAAGTACGGCCTCCACCGCATGCGGCACCGGCTGGACGCCGTCGAGGCGGGCGAGGACGCGCTGACGGTGCGGACCCGGGTGGCGCCGGCCGCCTGGGAGATCGGCCTGAACACCGTGTACCGGTGGACCTCGGACGGGACGCGACTGAAGCTGACCGTGTCAGTGACGCCGGACGGCGACTGGACCGTGCCGCTCCCCCGGCTCGGCATCCGCTTCGGGCTCTCCTCCGCCGACGCCGTGCAGTGGTACGGCGGCGGCCCCGGCGAGGGCTACCCGGACACCAAGTCGGCCTCGATGCTGGGCCGTTGGCACGCCTCCGTGGACGAGCTGCAGACCCCGTACGTCCGGCCGCAGGAGAACGGCGCCCGGCCCGACGTCCGCTGGGCGGAGCTGGGTGGGCTGCGGATCGACGGCGACCCGGAGTTCTGGTTCACCGCCCGGCGCTGGACAAGCGAACAGCTGGACGCCGCCGAGCATCTGACGGACCTTGAGGCCGGGGACACGGTGTGGGTCAACCTCGACCACGGGCAGATGGGGATCGGTTCGCAGTCGTGCGGACCGGGCGCGCTGCCCCAGTACCACCTGCTCGCTCGTCCTGCGGAGTTCTCGTTCGTGTTCTCGGCGACTCGCTGAGCGCGGTGAGCGGGCCCGGGGGCTGACCCTCCGGACCCCTCTGTGCGGCGTCCCGGTGTCCTCACCGGGGCGCCGCTTCGCGTCTCCGCCCACCCGCGACA belongs to Streptomyces graminofaciens and includes:
- a CDS encoding carbohydrate ABC transporter permease, yielding MTTTTTPPADQVDVSAKPRRVRRGGVIGSTGLYIATGVAALLFLIPFYLIVRNALSTDPEITGEEWQWFPTDIQWGNISKPFDDPTVDFARSLWNSAVVGVLHTAGTLLVCSLAGYGLARIPFKHANKVFYAVLVTLMVPTAVTFVPSFVLVSSLGWVDTYRGLIIPGLFSGFTCFLFRQYFLGFPKELEEAARVDGLGYMGAYWRVVVPNSLNFFAAIATITFISGWNSFLWPLVIGQDPSAWTVQVALSNYMTGQSVTYHLIFMATAISILPLVFVFLFLQRWLVQGIAQTGIKG
- a CDS encoding glycoside hydrolase family 2 TIM barrel-domain containing protein is translated as MSFRTTSTSVDYVEDVSPGSGALPPRAWYASSDARSLSLNGSWRFRLSPTVDAEDDSFAEPGFDADGWAEVAVPGHWVLQGDGAFGAPIYTNHLYPFPVDPPRVPTENPTGDHLRFFDLPEGWPALSEGGAVLRFDGVESCARVWLNGTDIGEFKGSRLPHEFAVGHLLKPSGNVLAVRVHQWSAGSYLEDQDQWWLPGIFRDVTLLHRPAGSVLDFFVHASYDHVGGLGTLRVDSDVDGRVTVPALDIDVATGEPVTVAVEPWTAETPRLYDGELVTEGERVPLRIGFRTVVLEDGLIKVNGRAILFKGVNRHEWHPERGRALDLETMREDVLLMKRHNLNAVRTSHYPPHPAFLDLCDEYGLWVIDECDLETHGFTEQNWRDNPVDDERWTPALLDRAARMVERDKNHPSVVMWSLGNECGTGRGLTAMAEWIHGRDGSRLVHYEGDWDCRDTDVYSRMYADHAETERIGQGLDGGTQKRRGLPFIQCEYGHAMGNGPGGLADYQRLFEAHDRIQGGFIWEWIDHGVTHAELGFAYGGDFGEELHDGNFVCDGLVFPDRRPSPGLVEFKKVIEPVRIEGDGVAGTVRVRNAHDFADLSSLAFEWSYQVDGETVESGPLAVPALAAGESAEVKLPQPPAGGSGGEAQWTVRALLAEDTGWGRKGHQVAWAQLPVLERPLPSVAPSDRPTASEKLITLGPASFDVRTGALKTIGGVDVTGLRLDVWRAPTDNDAGAAWQPDLRYGLLWRKYGLHRMRHRLDAVEAGEDALTVRTRVAPAAWEIGLNTVYRWTSDGTRLKLTVSVTPDGDWTVPLPRLGIRFGLSSADAVQWYGGGPGEGYPDTKSASMLGRWHASVDELQTPYVRPQENGARPDVRWAELGGLRIDGDPEFWFTARRWTSEQLDAAEHLTDLEAGDTVWVNLDHGQMGIGSQSCGPGALPQYHLLARPAEFSFVFSATR